A region of Pseudoalteromonas aliena SW19 DNA encodes the following proteins:
- a CDS encoding dihydrolipoyllysine-residue acetyltransferase — MAKDFILPDIGEGIVECEVVEWLVQEGDTVSEDQPICDVMTDKALVQIPAVHDGVISKLYYQKSEIAKVHAPLFAMDVAGESTNNQVVQEPVQAENKTNDTTDVVEDFILPDIGEGIVECEIVDWLVAEGDEIEEDQAVCDVMTDKALVQIPAKYTGTVQKLYYQKGEIAKVHSPLFQMTIAGSAAKPNIDINQAVVKAQANAVAEKVAPVKMQQADKVINKKAVASPAVRRKARELDIDLTCVPGSGKNGRIYKQDIEEYIKGEVPNTIDTSPLNSDASHCAIQNQMQNKIGGVRVEPIKGIKAAMAKQMMASVSTIPHFTFCDEIDLTDLIALRGSMKEQYKAQGVKLTMMPFFVKALSLAIKEYPVLNSKVNDECSELTYYNDHNIGIAVDSKIGLLVPNIKSCQRKSIVDVANDLTRLTESAREGRVAPDDLKGGTISISNIGAIGGTIATPIINKPEVAIVALGKLQHLPRFDSNGQVVSRAIMQVSWSGDHRVIDGGTIARFNNVWKSYLENPSTMMMAMS, encoded by the coding sequence ATGGCTAAAGATTTTATATTACCCGATATTGGTGAAGGCATTGTTGAATGCGAAGTTGTTGAGTGGCTAGTGCAAGAAGGCGATACTGTATCTGAAGATCAGCCAATTTGTGATGTAATGACAGACAAAGCATTAGTGCAAATTCCGGCTGTGCATGATGGTGTTATTTCAAAGCTATATTATCAAAAAAGTGAAATTGCTAAAGTACATGCCCCTTTATTTGCTATGGATGTAGCGGGTGAGAGTACTAATAATCAAGTAGTACAAGAGCCAGTACAAGCTGAAAATAAAACTAATGATACAACTGATGTCGTCGAGGACTTTATACTCCCTGATATTGGTGAAGGTATTGTTGAGTGTGAAATAGTCGATTGGTTAGTCGCAGAAGGCGACGAAATAGAAGAAGACCAAGCGGTTTGTGACGTAATGACCGATAAAGCATTAGTGCAAATTCCGGCAAAATATACAGGCACAGTGCAAAAGCTTTACTATCAAAAAGGTGAAATAGCGAAAGTACATAGCCCATTGTTTCAAATGACAATTGCAGGCAGTGCAGCAAAACCAAATATTGATATAAACCAAGCGGTCGTAAAGGCTCAAGCTAATGCTGTCGCTGAAAAAGTTGCCCCTGTTAAAATGCAGCAAGCTGATAAAGTTATCAATAAAAAAGCGGTTGCATCACCTGCGGTTCGTCGCAAAGCACGTGAACTTGATATTGATTTAACCTGTGTACCTGGCAGTGGCAAGAATGGGCGTATTTACAAGCAAGATATTGAAGAGTATATAAAAGGCGAAGTGCCAAATACGATTGATACGTCACCTCTTAATAGCGATGCTTCTCACTGCGCTATACAAAACCAAATGCAGAATAAAATCGGTGGCGTACGAGTCGAGCCTATTAAAGGCATTAAAGCGGCTATGGCAAAGCAAATGATGGCTTCGGTATCTACAATCCCACATTTTACGTTTTGTGATGAAATTGATTTAACCGATCTTATTGCCTTAAGAGGCTCTATGAAAGAGCAATACAAGGCGCAAGGCGTTAAGCTCACTATGATGCCGTTTTTTGTAAAAGCGCTGTCACTTGCAATAAAAGAGTACCCAGTACTTAATTCTAAAGTAAATGATGAGTGCTCTGAGCTGACTTATTATAACGATCATAATATCGGAATCGCGGTCGACTCAAAAATAGGCCTATTAGTCCCTAATATTAAATCGTGTCAGAGGAAAAGTATTGTAGATGTAGCAAATGATTTAACTCGGTTGACCGAGTCTGCTAGAGAAGGGCGTGTTGCACCGGATGATTTAAAAGGTGGCACAATTAGCATCTCTAATATTGGCGCAATTGGCGGTACTATTGCGACACCTATTATTAATAAACCAGAAGTGGCTATTGTTGCGCTAGGAAAGTTACAGCATTTACCGCGTTTTGATAGCAACGGGCAAGTCGTGAGTAGAGCGATTATGCAAGTAAGTTGGTCTGGCGATCATCGCGTTATTGATGGTGGTACGATTGCACGCTTTAATAACGTGTGGAAATCTTATCTAGAAAACCCATCGACAATGATGATGGCTATGAGTTAA
- a CDS encoding alpha-ketoacid dehydrogenase subunit beta: MAKMNMLHAINSALDITMNEHPQACIFGEDVGYFGGVFRATSGLQEKYGKHRVFNTPLTEQGILGFANGLAAFGAPALAEIQFADYIFPAFDQIVNEAAKFRYRSGNEFDVGNLTIRTPYGGGIAGGLYHSQSPEAYFAHTPGLKVVVPRNPYQAKGLLRASIKDDNPVIFFEPKRLYRASIGEVPEEDYSIELGTAEVVQEGADITLLAWGAQMEIIEDAAKQAKEQGISCEVIDLRSILPWDVDTIAKSVIKTGRLIVSHEAPITNGFGAEIAATIQQECFLHLESPILRVCGLDTPYPLALEKEYVPDALKVLAAIKQSMDF; the protein is encoded by the coding sequence ATGGCTAAAATGAACATGCTCCACGCAATTAACTCTGCGCTCGACATCACGATGAACGAACATCCTCAAGCCTGTATTTTTGGTGAAGACGTTGGTTACTTTGGTGGTGTATTTAGAGCAACATCGGGCTTGCAAGAAAAATACGGTAAGCACCGTGTTTTTAATACACCTTTAACAGAGCAAGGCATTCTAGGCTTTGCTAATGGTTTAGCGGCATTTGGTGCACCTGCACTGGCAGAAATTCAGTTTGCTGATTATATTTTTCCTGCCTTTGATCAAATAGTAAATGAAGCTGCTAAGTTTCGTTATCGCAGTGGTAATGAATTTGATGTCGGTAACTTAACCATTCGTACACCTTATGGTGGTGGTATTGCTGGTGGTTTATACCATTCACAGTCACCAGAAGCTTATTTTGCGCACACACCGGGTTTAAAAGTGGTTGTACCGCGCAACCCTTATCAAGCGAAAGGTTTATTACGCGCATCAATAAAAGATGACAACCCAGTAATATTTTTTGAACCAAAACGTTTATATCGCGCATCAATTGGCGAAGTACCAGAAGAAGATTACAGCATTGAATTAGGCACAGCTGAAGTAGTGCAAGAAGGCGCTGATATTACGCTATTAGCCTGGGGTGCTCAAATGGAGATTATCGAAGATGCGGCTAAACAAGCGAAAGAGCAAGGGATTAGCTGTGAGGTGATTGATCTTCGCAGCATATTACCATGGGATGTAGATACAATTGCTAAATCGGTTATTAAGACTGGGCGTTTAATTGTCAGCCATGAAGCACCTATAACCAATGGTTTTGGGGCAGAAATAGCGGCGACTATCCAGCAAGAATGTTTTCTTCATTTAGAGTCACCAATTTTACGTGTATGTGGCTTAGATACGCCATACCCATTGGCGCTAGAAAAAGAATATGTACCAGATGCATTAAAAGTGTTGGCTGCAATTAAACAATCAATGGATTTTTAG
- a CDS encoding thiamine pyrophosphate-dependent dehydrogenase E1 component subunit alpha — MSNPNNVSLNINHTLEFIDGQALNIPTLSILTEDGDIHPSATAPDISKHTAIKLYETMRFIRLLDERMQGAQRQGRVSFYMQCLGEEAAVTASAAALDQDDMIMAQYREQAALHYRGFTLDQFMNQMFSNELDLGKGRQMPIHYGSKALNYMTISSPLGTQIPQATGYAYGQKIKHIDAKTGELASTIDNVTICYFGEGAASEGDFHAGLNMAAVHRAPVIFFARNNGYAISTPADEQFKGDGIASRGVGYGIKTIRVDGTDALAVYAATKRARDIASTQGEPVLIESIAYRLGAHSTSDDPSGYRSKDEEANHQACPIDKFRKWLVKQDWLNEEDDIKAKESIREEILAALKRAEVIAKPALEELVSDVYDTPIPLLQRQYEQLKEHIKQHPDAYPVTAGRIK, encoded by the coding sequence ATGAGTAATCCAAATAACGTATCGCTGAATATTAACCACACGCTTGAATTTATTGACGGCCAAGCACTTAATATTCCAACCCTTAGTATTTTAACTGAGGATGGCGACATTCACCCTAGTGCAACCGCACCTGATATTTCAAAACATACCGCGATTAAATTATACGAAACAATGCGTTTTATACGTTTATTGGATGAGCGTATGCAAGGTGCACAACGCCAAGGCCGTGTTAGTTTTTATATGCAATGTTTAGGTGAAGAGGCCGCTGTTACTGCCTCTGCTGCAGCACTTGATCAAGACGATATGATTATGGCTCAGTATCGTGAACAAGCTGCACTGCATTATCGTGGTTTTACCCTAGATCAATTTATGAACCAAATGTTTTCAAACGAATTGGATTTAGGTAAAGGTCGTCAAATGCCAATTCATTATGGTTCTAAAGCACTAAATTACATGACCATTTCATCGCCACTGGGTACGCAAATACCACAGGCAACAGGTTATGCATACGGCCAAAAAATAAAACACATCGACGCAAAAACTGGCGAGCTTGCAAGCACAATTGATAATGTGACTATTTGTTACTTTGGTGAAGGTGCGGCATCGGAAGGTGACTTTCATGCGGGTTTAAATATGGCAGCTGTTCACAGAGCGCCGGTTATATTTTTTGCACGTAATAACGGTTATGCAATATCAACCCCTGCTGATGAACAGTTCAAAGGTGATGGCATTGCATCTCGTGGTGTCGGTTATGGCATTAAAACAATTCGTGTTGATGGCACAGATGCACTGGCTGTTTATGCGGCAACTAAAAGAGCAAGGGATATAGCCTCTACACAAGGTGAACCAGTACTCATAGAATCGATTGCTTATCGATTAGGTGCGCACTCTACGTCAGATGATCCAAGTGGCTATCGCTCTAAAGATGAAGAAGCAAACCACCAAGCGTGTCCGATAGATAAATTTAGAAAATGGCTGGTCAAGCAAGACTGGTTAAACGAAGAAGACGATATAAAAGCGAAAGAATCGATTCGTGAAGAAATTTTAGCGGCGCTTAAGCGTGCTGAAGTTATTGCAAAGCCCGCATTAGAAGAATTGGTATCGGATGTTTACGATACACCAATTCCGTTACTACAACGCCAGTACGAGCAATTAAAAGAACATATAAAACAGCATCCAGATGCTTACCCAGTCACCGCAGGGAGAATTAAGTAA
- the astE gene encoding succinylglutamate desuccinylase: protein MSANPSYLNELKQTGDFLTLSRNNEWHLDAGEFVLDNGTRVNIHDTGVIEFQPAVKTTKDVVYSSAVHGNETAPIEICDALITQIINGELILKQRALFIYGNPQSINIGLRFVEENLNRLFNGYHTVEGVPMNNERTRAAKLEQYVSDFYARGELGSSRCHYDLHTAIRGSKNEKFAVYPFLHGKPWKKSQLQFLLSCGVNTVLMMKSPATTFSYYSSFVHGADSFTVELGQVKPFGENDMTRFEKTKQTLTALISQNEVQYPKFNANDFELFAVHRTINRTQDDFSFPFSDDAENFTGFAKGELLATDGDTPFYANVEGEAIIFPNANVALGQRALLTVIPMNIDSNFV, encoded by the coding sequence ATGTCAGCCAATCCATCTTACTTAAATGAATTAAAACAAACCGGTGATTTTTTAACGCTTAGCCGTAATAATGAATGGCATTTAGATGCAGGTGAGTTTGTTTTAGATAATGGCACGCGTGTGAATATACACGACACCGGAGTAATAGAGTTTCAACCTGCGGTTAAAACAACAAAAGATGTGGTTTATTCAAGTGCTGTACACGGTAACGAAACTGCACCAATCGAGATTTGTGACGCACTGATCACACAAATTATAAACGGTGAGCTAATACTTAAGCAGCGTGCCTTGTTTATTTACGGCAATCCGCAATCGATTAATATTGGTTTGCGTTTTGTAGAAGAAAATTTAAATAGATTATTTAATGGCTACCATACAGTTGAAGGCGTGCCAATGAATAATGAGCGCACCCGCGCTGCAAAGCTTGAGCAATATGTAAGTGATTTCTATGCACGTGGCGAGCTAGGAAGTAGCCGATGTCATTACGATTTACACACTGCAATTAGAGGCTCCAAAAACGAAAAGTTTGCGGTATATCCATTTTTGCATGGTAAACCGTGGAAAAAATCTCAGCTACAGTTTTTATTAAGCTGTGGTGTAAACACCGTGCTTATGATGAAATCACCTGCGACAACGTTTAGTTACTATTCATCATTTGTACATGGTGCAGATTCTTTCACGGTTGAACTTGGTCAAGTTAAGCCATTTGGTGAAAACGATATGACCCGCTTTGAAAAAACAAAGCAAACGTTAACTGCATTAATTAGCCAAAATGAAGTGCAATACCCTAAATTCAATGCAAATGATTTTGAACTTTTTGCAGTGCATCGCACAATTAACAGAACACAGGATGATTTTAGTTTTCCTTTTTCAGATGACGCCGAGAACTTTACAGGCTTTGCGAAAGGTGAACTACTTGCAACCGATGGTGATACACCGTTTTATGCCAACGTTGAAGGCGAGGCTATTATTTTCCCAAATGCAAATGTCGCGTTAGGACAAAGAGCGCTGTTGACTGTTATCCCGATGAATATTGATAGTAATTTCGTATAA
- the pgm gene encoding phosphoglucomutase (alpha-D-glucose-1,6-bisphosphate-dependent), translating into MAIHSGAGKTAPQSALVNVPKLVSAYYLNEPDLEQFPEHCVAFGTSGHRGCSYDVKFNESHILAITQAICDYRKQNDIFGPLFLGKDTHALSEAAFNSAIEVLVANEVQVITQENGDFTPTPVISHAIVSHNKLHPNELADGIVVTPSHNPPEDGGFKYNPPNGGPADTDVTKWIEDRANQLLLEDLVEVELFPFAKASRSGFIRYEDLMTPYIDDLANIVNLKAISDAGIKIGIDPLGGSGIHFWPVIAKKYNLDLTVVNDVVDPRFAFMPLDKDGKIRMDCSSPYSMANLIALKDDFDISIGNDPDYDRHGIVTPDGLMNPNHFLAVAIDYLLKHRDWNSNVEIGKTLVSSSMIDKVALRNNRKVKEVPVGFKWFVEGLSKGKLAFGGEESAGAAFLRFDGSVWCTDKDGFIMGLLAAEILAVTGKTPSALYKELEQEFGSPIYKRLDAPATSGQKSRLKALSAADVKADTLAGEPILQKLTHAPGNDAAIGGLKVVTENGWFAARPSGTEDIYKIYLESFKGEAHLALLEKEAKKLVDSVIS; encoded by the coding sequence ATGGCTATTCACTCAGGCGCAGGCAAAACAGCTCCACAATCGGCGCTGGTTAATGTTCCAAAATTAGTTTCTGCCTATTACTTAAATGAACCCGACCTTGAACAATTCCCAGAGCATTGTGTTGCTTTTGGTACATCAGGCCATAGAGGTTGTTCTTACGATGTTAAATTTAACGAGTCGCATATTTTAGCTATTACACAGGCTATTTGCGATTACAGAAAACAAAATGATATTTTTGGTCCGTTATTTTTAGGTAAAGATACACACGCATTGAGTGAGGCCGCGTTTAACTCCGCCATTGAAGTACTCGTTGCTAACGAAGTGCAAGTGATCACACAAGAAAACGGCGATTTTACTCCAACACCTGTGATCAGCCACGCCATTGTCAGCCATAATAAGCTACATCCAAATGAATTAGCAGATGGTATTGTCGTTACGCCTTCGCATAATCCTCCTGAAGATGGTGGTTTTAAATATAACCCACCTAATGGCGGGCCTGCTGATACCGATGTAACGAAATGGATTGAAGACAGAGCTAATCAGCTATTATTAGAAGATTTAGTTGAAGTTGAGTTATTTCCATTCGCTAAAGCATCGCGTTCAGGTTTTATTCGATACGAAGATTTGATGACGCCATACATTGATGACTTAGCAAATATTGTTAATTTAAAAGCAATTAGCGATGCAGGTATCAAAATAGGCATCGATCCCCTGGGTGGTTCAGGTATACATTTTTGGCCTGTCATAGCAAAAAAATATAATTTAGATTTAACCGTTGTTAATGATGTTGTCGACCCTCGCTTTGCTTTTATGCCGCTGGATAAAGATGGCAAAATTCGTATGGACTGCTCATCGCCTTATTCAATGGCTAATCTTATTGCATTGAAAGATGATTTTGATATTTCGATTGGTAACGATCCTGACTACGACCGTCACGGTATTGTAACGCCAGATGGTTTAATGAATCCAAATCACTTTTTAGCAGTTGCTATAGACTACTTACTTAAACACCGAGATTGGAACTCTAATGTAGAGATTGGTAAAACACTGGTTTCTAGCTCTATGATCGACAAGGTCGCTTTGCGAAACAACCGTAAAGTAAAAGAAGTACCTGTGGGTTTTAAATGGTTTGTTGAAGGTCTAAGCAAAGGAAAACTTGCTTTTGGTGGCGAAGAAAGTGCAGGTGCTGCATTTTTACGTTTTGATGGCTCTGTATGGTGTACAGATAAAGACGGCTTTATTATGGGGCTGCTTGCTGCAGAAATATTGGCCGTAACAGGTAAAACACCATCAGCACTTTATAAAGAGTTAGAGCAAGAATTTGGCTCTCCAATTTATAAACGCCTTGATGCACCCGCAACAAGTGGTCAAAAATCACGTTTAAAAGCATTGAGTGCCGCTGATGTTAAAGCCGATACGCTTGCTGGCGAACCTATTTTGCAAAAGTTGACTCATGCACCGGGTAACGATGCCGCTATCGGCGGTCTAAAAGTGGTCACCGAAAACGGCTGGTTTGCAGCGCGTCCTTCAGGTACCGAAGATATTTATAAAATTTACCTTGAATCTTTCAAAGGTGAAGCGCATTTAGCATTGCTAGAAAAAGAAGCTAAAAAGCTTGTAGATTCAGTTATTAGCTAA
- the seqA gene encoding replication initiation negative regulator SeqA: MKQIDIDDELYQYIASNTQSIGESASTILRRLLNLSGEKIQSANVELTQNNQTATMSTSALKTSELAVEPSKKQKMLAVTPVKQKNDNVFNVLNKEELAMQKGVVGRFLFILSAFYRTHKTDFSAVLDIKGRDRVYFATSKEALVNSGSSMNPKNITDSEYWVMTNSNTTRKKMMLHEVALCLGYSAEQAEKIRDYL; the protein is encoded by the coding sequence ATGAAACAAATCGACATAGACGACGAGTTATATCAATATATTGCAAGCAATACGCAAAGTATTGGCGAAAGTGCATCCACTATTTTACGTCGTTTATTAAATCTGAGTGGCGAAAAAATTCAATCTGCAAACGTAGAACTAACTCAAAATAATCAAACTGCGACAATGTCTACCTCCGCATTGAAGACCTCTGAGCTAGCTGTTGAGCCATCAAAAAAACAAAAAATGCTTGCTGTCACACCGGTGAAGCAAAAAAATGATAATGTTTTTAATGTATTGAACAAAGAAGAACTGGCAATGCAAAAAGGCGTTGTAGGGCGTTTTTTGTTTATTTTAAGTGCATTTTACCGCACTCATAAAACTGATTTTTCGGCCGTATTAGATATTAAAGGTCGCGACCGAGTATATTTTGCTACCAGCAAAGAAGCCTTAGTTAATAGCGGCAGCAGTATGAATCCTAAAAACATAACTGATAGTGAATATTGGGTTATGACGAACTCTAATACAACGCGTAAAAAAATGATGCTTCATGAAGTTGCTCTTTGCCTTGGATATAGTGCAGAGCAAGCTGAAAAAATTCGCGATTACTTGTAA
- a CDS encoding alpha/beta fold hydrolase, which yields MQLNYKQQGQGPNVILIHGLFGSLENLNVIAKPLSEHFNVINVDLRNHGLSPHSDEMNYPAMAQDIVALLAHLNIDKAHLVGHSMGGKVAMELALTHPERVNKLVVLDIAPVSYPPRHTKILQALKAVAVQSIDDRKQADTLMQPFIEELGVRQFLLKSLAKNEQGQFAWRFNLNVLDEKYSTITANVNENNSCLCDTLFIKGNDSDYILPEHRNAITARFKNTKAKIIHGAGHWLHAQKPLAVNKAINDFLTAI from the coding sequence ATGCAGTTAAATTACAAGCAACAAGGGCAAGGTCCTAATGTTATTTTGATCCACGGGCTTTTTGGATCATTAGAAAACTTAAATGTAATCGCCAAGCCATTAAGTGAACACTTTAATGTTATAAACGTTGATTTACGTAACCATGGCCTGTCACCTCATAGCGATGAGATGAACTATCCAGCAATGGCACAAGATATTGTTGCGTTACTAGCTCACTTAAATATAGATAAAGCACACTTAGTTGGGCACTCTATGGGTGGTAAAGTCGCAATGGAATTGGCACTTACCCACCCTGAGCGAGTAAATAAACTAGTCGTACTTGATATTGCCCCCGTTAGCTATCCGCCACGCCATACCAAAATACTGCAAGCATTAAAGGCGGTTGCAGTGCAATCAATCGACGATCGAAAACAAGCCGATACATTAATGCAACCTTTTATCGAAGAGCTTGGGGTTCGACAGTTTTTGCTTAAAAGCCTTGCTAAAAATGAGCAAGGTCAATTTGCATGGCGATTTAACTTAAATGTGCTTGATGAAAAATATTCAACAATTACAGCTAACGTTAATGAAAACAATTCTTGTTTATGCGATACTCTTTTTATCAAAGGGAATGATTCTGACTATATTCTGCCTGAGCATCGTAATGCAATTACAGCGCGCTTTAAAAACACCAAAGCTAAAATCATTCATGGCGCAGGACATTGGCTTCATGCGCAAAAGCCGCTTGCTGTTAATAAAGCAATAAATGACTTTTTAACTGCTATTTAA
- a CDS encoding DUF2788 domain-containing protein, protein MVSQLINEFDTLGLYFGLAGIFIFIGMAIKDVLKSGNVPKFGQYIVWGVLFLGCSGFIAKGLIQVFWQGAGVG, encoded by the coding sequence ATGGTCAGTCAGTTAATTAACGAATTTGATACCCTAGGGTTGTATTTTGGCTTAGCCGGTATTTTCATATTCATCGGCATGGCAATTAAAGACGTACTAAAAAGTGGTAATGTGCCAAAGTTCGGACAGTATATTGTTTGGGGCGTCCTCTTTTTAGGGTGTTCAGGCTTTATTGCTAAAGGACTTATTCAGGTATTTTGGCAAGGCGCAGGTGTAGGTTAA
- the ybfE gene encoding LexA regulated protein: protein MAKSETDRTTLDLFEYEKRPGRPKTNPLSRDMQLKVNKRNQIKRDKARGLKRVEFKVSSQLYQALSDMADAQNISRSALIETILQERLAIDT, encoded by the coding sequence ATGGCGAAGTCAGAAACAGATAGAACAACACTCGATTTATTTGAATACGAAAAACGCCCAGGCAGACCTAAAACGAATCCCCTTTCTCGGGATATGCAGTTAAAGGTAAATAAACGTAATCAAATAAAGAGAGATAAAGCACGTGGCTTAAAGCGTGTTGAATTTAAAGTTTCATCGCAGTTATATCAAGCATTGAGTGATATGGCAGATGCACAAAATATTAGCCGCAGTGCGCTGATTGAAACGATTTTACAAGAAAGATTGGCTATTGATACATAA
- the fldA gene encoding flavodoxin FldA: MASVGIFFGSDTGNTEHVAKMIQKELGKKLVAVHDIAKSSKEEIAEFDLILFGIPTWYYGEAQCDWDDFFPELEEVDFEGKLVAIFGCGDQEDYAEYFLDAMGMINDIVTERGAIVVGNWPSDSYDFEASKGMADDKHFVGLGIDEDRQPELTEQRVKAWSAQVYEEMCLSELAD, encoded by the coding sequence ATGGCAAGTGTAGGCATTTTTTTCGGAAGTGACACAGGTAACACAGAACACGTAGCAAAAATGATCCAAAAAGAATTGGGTAAAAAGCTAGTGGCTGTTCATGATATTGCAAAAAGCTCTAAAGAAGAGATTGCTGAATTTGATTTAATCTTATTCGGTATCCCTACTTGGTACTACGGTGAAGCGCAATGTGACTGGGATGACTTTTTCCCTGAGCTTGAAGAAGTTGACTTTGAAGGCAAACTTGTTGCTATTTTTGGTTGCGGAGACCAAGAAGATTACGCTGAGTACTTTTTAGATGCTATGGGCATGATCAACGATATAGTGACTGAACGTGGCGCGATTGTTGTTGGCAATTGGCCGAGTGATAGTTATGACTTTGAAGCATCAAAAGGTATGGCTGACGACAAGCATTTTGTTGGTTTGGGTATCGACGAAGACCGTCAACCAGAGCTTACAGAACAACGTGTCAAAGCATGGTCTGCCCAGGTATATGAAGAAATGTGTTTAAGCGAATTAGCTGACTAA
- the fur gene encoding ferric iron uptake transcriptional regulator, translating into MTDHNLELKKAGLKVTLPRIKILEILQSPDNQHISAEDVYKILLDLGEEIGLATVYRVLNQFDDAGIVSRHHFEGGKSVFELSGSTHHDHLVCLKCGKVVEFEDEMIERRQLEISEENGITLTNHSLYLYGECNDKAACKAFSDANS; encoded by the coding sequence ATGACTGATCATAACTTGGAACTTAAAAAAGCCGGTTTAAAAGTAACTTTACCGCGTATTAAAATATTAGAGATTTTACAATCTCCAGATAACCAACACATCAGCGCTGAAGATGTTTACAAAATTCTTTTGGATTTAGGCGAAGAAATTGGTCTTGCAACTGTATACCGTGTACTTAACCAATTTGATGATGCGGGTATTGTAAGCCGTCATCACTTTGAAGGTGGTAAATCTGTATTTGAACTTTCAGGAAGCACGCACCACGATCATTTAGTATGTTTGAAGTGTGGCAAAGTTGTAGAGTTTGAAGATGAGATGATTGAACGTCGTCAACTTGAAATTTCTGAAGAAAATGGTATTACACTTACAAACCATTCTTTATATTTATACGGTGAATGTAACGATAAAGCAGCGTGTAAAGCATTTAGCGACGCTAACAGCTAA